The Fusobacterium pseudoperiodonticum DNA window TCTTTAATAGGAAATATAAATAATACTAATCCTACTCCAGCAGCAATGACAGGTTCGTATAATGGTAGACAACTTGAAGGAACACGTATAATAAATGAAGATAATAGATATACTAATACTTACTATCTAAATAGCCAAGTTAATATAGATAAAATTGCTAATAATACTTTTTATTTAAGAGGGCATTATCCTACTGATACTTATAATGATAGTAATACTAGAGCACATTTAGGAATATCTAATAATGCTCAAAGAGTATATAATGATGGGCATGGACATGGTATTCCAGATGAAGGTGTTGTTGGTGTTCATGCATTAGGAGATTTAAACATTAAAAATTTAGAGTTTAACCTATATGGAAGAGCAGGAGCAGTAACTAATGAAACTTGGAGACATGGGATACTAGATTTCGATAATGTAACTGTAAATATGTATAATAGCGATAATATGGGATTCTATAATATGCCAGTTGCTAGATATACATATAAATATGGGAAAAATGTTGGTGGTATTGGAAGAGAATGGCGTGTTTTAGCTGGAGGATTTTCTGGAAAAGCTAATGTAAATATGTATGGAAGAAATAACTCTGTTTATCTAACAACAGGATTGTCATATATGAAACATTGGCAAAATGAAGGTCTTATCCAATCAGATGGAGCTTCAAATATAGTATATTCAAGTTTTTCTTATGCTCCAACTTTATCAAAACTTGTAAATCCGGCAGGAGCAGGATATCTTCATAATACAAATATGATAAAATTATCAAATGTTAAACTATATGGTGATGAAAATATAGGTATGTACTTTGGTAGTAGAATCAAAGGAGATATAGCTAAGGTACATATGGAAGCACCAAATGAAATAGAAAGTCTATATGGATATAATAATAAGGCAGCACATATAGGACTATATCAAGGTGAAATAGATTTTTCAGCAAAAATTGGAGAAAAATTAACAATAGATAATCAAAATCAACAAACAGCTGAAGGGAATTTAAATAATACAGGCTATACTAATGAAACAGTTGATGGTGCTGTAGGAATTTTCTCAGAAAGTGGTCAAAGAGTTGGAATAGTTGCAAGAGGGGATGTAATGGAAGGTCCTACACCAACTGCAGCTGAAATAAGTGCTCATAGTACTGATCCTACTTGGGACAGATGGTTTTGGCATAAATGGAATAGTGCAACACAGCAAATAGAAATAAATAAGACAGGCTATGGTGCTGGTTTTTATTATGCAGCAAGTAATGATTTTTCAAAAGACCCTATACATAATTTAGAAGTAGCAAAACTTGATATTAGATTTGGAAAATATTCTAAAAATGGAATTATGGTTTTGGCAAAACAAGGGACAGTAATAGATGTAGGTAAAAATACTTCTAACTATCATATTACTGGAGTAAGTTCAGATATTACAGATGGTATCAATGGTGCTAATACTCTTGAAGCAGATGCTTCAACTGGAACTATAGTAGCTTATGCAGAAGGAACTTGGGATCAATTAAAACATAGATATGGAAGTGAAGATGCAAGAATTGCTCAAAATGATGCTGATGCAGTCGCTATAAATAATGGAGCAGCAAGAAAAGCATTGACAGATACAAAAGCTACAACAGCTGCTAAACTACAAGGTCTAGGATCTGAAATAAATATTAATCCTAATGTAGTGCTAGCTTCAAAAGAAGGTATAGCATATATGGGAGATAATCAAGGTATAGTTAATGCAATGGGAACAACAGAAGCTGTTAACTATGGTTCAATAATTGCCTATGGTAAAAATAAGGGAATTGTTACTGTAAATGGAACAGTGAAAGCTGAAGATAAAAATACAGTTTCTGAAGCTAATAAATTTAAGAATATAGGAGCTTTTGCAGAAGCAGGTGGAAAGGCTGAACTAAAAGGGGCAGTTACTATCAATGGAATAGGAGCCTTTGCTAAGGGAGCAGGTTCAGAAGCAATATTATCTTCAACAAATAATGATGTAACAATAAATGCTGGAACTGTTGGAGGAATGGTTGCAACAGATAATGGATATGCTAAGTTAAATGGTGGAACTATCAATGTAACAAAAGATAATTCTAGACTTTTCTATGCAGATGCAACAGGAAAAATTGACTTTACTGGAGCTACAAATATAAATGTTTCAAAAGGAATAGTACTTCCTCATGAAGAAAGTAATCCAGCTTTCTATAATAGTAAAGTTTCAACAGCAACTGGAGTAAGTCCTACAAAATACAATGGTATGGAAAATGTAACTATAAATCTTCTAAGTGATGATGTAGTTTTAAGAACTGTTGACAACCATGCACCTGAAACTTGGACTGGTGGAGCAAATTTTGAAACTAATGTTAAGAATATAATGAAATATTCAGCTTTAAATAAGAATGGACATACATATAAGGCATACTATACTAATGGAGAATTTAAAATTGCAGTAAACATCAATCGTGATGATGCAACTGATATTTTTAATGGTTTAGTTATGGGAAATGAAAAAGTTACAATTGACAATGGAATTTCTATTACATCTAATACAGGAAAAGGTTTAGCACAAGCAGCTTTAAAAAATACTGTAGATAATAGTAAGACTGCATATATCAATAATGGAACTGTAAATATAACAGGGGCAAATAGTGGAAGCATTGCTCTTAAAGTTGACCATGGAACTATTGAGAATAATGGACTAGTTAGTATGGCTGATGGAATAGGTCTATATGGAAGCAGTGGAAGTAAAATTTCAAACAATGCAAATGGAAAAATTAGTATAAGTTCTCCAAGTCAACATGGAATAGGAATAGCAGGCTTCCTAACAGGAACTACTGCTCAAGAATATGGAACAGATAAATTGATTAGTAACTTAATAGCAACAAGTGGAGGAAATCTACCTAGTACTATAAAAACAATAGATATTACTAATGATGGAGAAATTGAAATCTCAGGAAAAGCTGTAGGAATCTATGCTGACAATACAAGTAAAATAGTAGGTTTCAATAATCATGTTACAAAAGAAAATGCAGTAGTTAACAACAATGCTACTTTAAGCTTTGGTGATGACAGTGTAGGAATTTATGCTAAAAAAGCGATAGTTAATTTAAGTGGAACTGGAAAAGATGATATCTCTGTTGGTAAAAATGGAATAGGAGTTGCAGCAGAAGATTCAACTGTAAATCTTTTAACAGACTATGGTTTCCAAATAAAAGACAATGGTATAGGAATTTATGCTAAAAATACAGATACATCTACTGGAACTATGAATGTAAAATATACAGGAGCAAATGTAGCAGGTGTAGTAGGAACAGGGGCATATTTTGAAATGACAGGAAGTCCTATAACTAATAAATTAAATATCAATGTAGAGAATGTTCCAAATACTACAGAAGGAATGATAGGAATCTATACTAAAAATGGTAATTTTACTAATGAAGGAAATGTAAAAATAACTAATACAAATACCTTAGGTTTTGGTATCATATCTTCAGGAACAGATGTAACAAATAAAGGAGACATCACTTTAGAAGATTCTTTAAATCCAACTAAACCAAATATTGGAATGTATACAGCAGGTTCAGACAATTTAAAAAATCTTGGAAAAATAACTGTTGGTAAAAATGGAATAGGAATTTATGCTAAGAACTTCTCTAATGGAGATTCAGCTACTTTACCAAATAGTACAATAGAAGTTGGAGAAAATGGTATAGGGGTTTATACAGAAGCAGGAGCAGGAGAAAATATAAAACTTGAATCAGGAAGTATAAAAGCTGGTAAAGATGGAGTTGGAGTATATGCTGTTGGAAATGGTGGAACTATAAGGGCAACAAATACATTCAATATGACTCTTGGAGATGGGTCAAGTGATGCAGATAAGGGAGTTTTTGGTTTTGTTAATGTAGGTTCAAATAATAAGATTTACAGTGATATATCAAATGTTAGTCTGCAAAATAATTCAATATATATTTACTCAAAAGATACAAGTGGAACTTCAACTAATCCACAAATTATAAATAATACTAATATAACTGCCACTGGAAAGAATAACTATGGAATCTATTCAGCAGGTTATGTTGTTAATAATGGAAATATGAATCTATCAGCAGGAACTGGAAATGTAGGAGTGTATAGTGTTAATGGAGGAACTATAGAAAATAGAAATGGAGCAATCACTGTGGGTGGTTCTGTTCCTGTAAATGATGAGTATGGAATAGGAATGGCAGCAGGTTATACTTGGACAAAGAAAGATTTACTAAAACCTGTTTCTCAAAGACCTCAAGAAACTACTGGAAATATTATTAATAGAGGAACTATTAATGTAAATGGACAATACAGTCTAGGAATGTATGCTAGTGGAAATGGTTCTACTGCTAAAAACTATGGAACTATCAGCTTAAATGCAAATAATACAACAGGAATGTACCTGACAGATAAAGCAGTTGGTCATAACTATGGAACAATAACAAATGCTGCAGGAGTAAAAGATGTTACAGGAGTTGTTGTAAAAAATGGAGCTAAATTTATAAATGAAGCTACAGGAGTAGTAAGTTTAAATGCTACTAATGCTCTAGGAATTTTAAGAACTAAAGATGAAGGTGAAACTTTAGGAATTATTGAAAACTACGGAACTTTTAATATCACAGGAGATGGTTCAGAGGTAGAAAAAGTTTCTGAATCTAAAGATTTAAATAAGAGTTTAGGAAAAGGTAAGGATAAAATTTCTATAGATGTACCAGCAGGAGCAACAACAGGAACTATTAAACTTAATGATATAATTCAAAGTCCAGAAATTGTAGAAACAAAGAAATTAGAACTAGAAGAAACACAAGTGTCTACAATAGGTATGTATATAAATACATCAGGAGTTAAATTTACAAAACCTATAACAGGTCTAAGTGAATTAAGTCAATTAAGAAAAGCTGATTTAATTATAGGAGCTGAAGCTGCTCAAAGCACAACAGCTAAATATATACAAGTTGGAAATAGTATCTTAAAGCCATATAATGATACTATATTGAATAATCCACAAATAAATAAATGGACTATTTATTCAGGTTCATTAACATGGATGGCTAATATAGGACAAAACCAAGTTAATGGAACTATAGAAAATGCTTACCTAGCTAAGATACCTTATCCTGTATTTGCAAAAGATAAAAATACTTATAACTTTACAGATGGATTGGAACAAAGATATGGAAAAGAAGGAATAGGAAGCAGAGAAAATACATTATTCCAAAAATTAAATAGTATAGGAAATAATGAAGAGGTTCTATTATTCCAAGCATTTGATGAAATGATGGGACATCAATATGCTAATACTCAACAAAGAATACAATCAACAGGATCTATCTTAGATAAAGAATTTAATTATTTAAGAAATGAATGGAGCAATCCAAGTAAAGATGCAAATAAAATTAAGACTTTTGGAGCTAAAGGTGAGTATAAAACAAATACAGCAGGAGTAATCGATTATACAAGCAATGCTTATGGAGTGGCTTATGTTCATGAAGATGAAACTGTAAGACTTGGAGAATCAACAGGTTGGTATGTAGGTATAGTTCATAATACATTTAGATTCAAAGATATTGGAAATTCTAAAGAGGAACAATTACAAGGAAAAGTAGGTATCTTTAAATCAGTGCCATTTGATCATAACAATAGTCTAAATTGGACAGTATCAGGAGAAATATTTGCAGGACATAATAAAATGCACAGAAAATTCTTAGTTGTAGATGAAGTATTTAATGCAAAAGGTAGATATCACACTTACGGAGCAGCTGTAAAGAATGAAATATCAAAAGAATTTAGATTGAGTGAAGACTTCAGCTTAAGACCATATGCTTCATTAAAGCTAGAGTATGGAAGAGTATCAAAAATAAGAGAAAAATCAGGAGAAATGAGATTAGATGTTAAGGCTAATGATTATTTCTCAGTAAGACCAGAAATTGGAACTGAACTAGCTTACAGACATTATTTTGGAGCTAATACAGTAAAAGCAACTGTAGGAGTAGCTTATGAAAATGAATTAGGAAGAGTAGCAAATGGTAAAAATAAAGCTAAAGTAGCTGGAACAGATGCTGATTACTTCAATATTAGAGGTGAAAAGGACGACAGGACAGGAAATGTTAAGACAGATCTAAATCTTGGATGGGATAACCAAAGAATAGGAGTAACTGCAAATGTAGGTTAT harbors:
- a CDS encoding autotransporter-associated N-terminal domain-containing protein, with the protein product MKSNNLDTMEKNLRSIAKRYENVKYSIGLAVLFLMKGTSAFSDDNHVQEIEKQKDIFTDVKKEKSEIKEKKSVKQANQKLKASWANMQFGANDMYSNYFFTPKAKVDKDSIVKSEKTVLLASADNTNTLPIFAKLLTDIEETTETRTQVPTTAEIKASKDNLRNSVGNLQNKINSARQENNKEIEGLKLELTQLMEQGDQVVKSPWSSWQFGANYMYNEWGGAYKGRGDKAEKYAFEGIFTRSLNSFERVVSPLSEKYDQLEFSTNKYSALTSARKDLSSGYGLTSVERKQEPLVSIEINAAVKTKTIQKTPLALSIPGISAPNVPIPTINPSAPINLELPEPNTPSKVVVIAKPNAEPFTGYYFDGTWSHRELRDNISIYSGIDPTSLIGNINNTNPTPAAMTGSYNGRQLEGTRIINEDNRYTNTYYLNSQVNIDKIANNTFYLRGHYPTDTYNDSNTRAHLGISNNAQRVYNDGHGHGIPDEGVVGVHALGDLNIKNLEFNLYGRAGAVTNETWRHGILDFDNVTVNMYNSDNMGFYNMPVARYTYKYGKNVGGIGREWRVLAGGFSGKANVNMYGRNNSVYLTTGLSYMKHWQNEGLIQSDGASNIVYSSFSYAPTLSKLVNPAGAGYLHNTNMIKLSNVKLYGDENIGMYFGSRIKGDIAKVHMEAPNEIESLYGYNNKAAHIGLYQGEIDFSAKIGEKLTIDNQNQQTAEGNLNNTGYTNETVDGAVGIFSESGQRVGIVARGDVMEGPTPTAAEISAHSTDPTWDRWFWHKWNSATQQIEINKTGYGAGFYYAASNDFSKDPIHNLEVAKLDIRFGKYSKNGIMVLAKQGTVIDVGKNTSNYHITGVSSDITDGINGANTLEADASTGTIVAYAEGTWDQLKHRYGSEDARIAQNDADAVAINNGAARKALTDTKATTAAKLQGLGSEININPNVVLASKEGIAYMGDNQGIVNAMGTTEAVNYGSIIAYGKNKGIVTVNGTVKAEDKNTVSEANKFKNIGAFAEAGGKAELKGAVTINGIGAFAKGAGSEAILSSTNNDVTINAGTVGGMVATDNGYAKLNGGTINVTKDNSRLFYADATGKIDFTGATNINVSKGIVLPHEESNPAFYNSKVSTATGVSPTKYNGMENVTINLLSDDVVLRTVDNHAPETWTGGANFETNVKNIMKYSALNKNGHTYKAYYTNGEFKIAVNINRDDATDIFNGLVMGNEKVTIDNGISITSNTGKGLAQAALKNTVDNSKTAYINNGTVNITGANSGSIALKVDHGTIENNGLVSMADGIGLYGSSGSKISNNANGKISISSPSQHGIGIAGFLTGTTAQEYGTDKLISNLIATSGGNLPSTIKTIDITNDGEIEISGKAVGIYADNTSKIVGFNNHVTKENAVVNNNATLSFGDDSVGIYAKKAIVNLSGTGKDDISVGKNGIGVAAEDSTVNLLTDYGFQIKDNGIGIYAKNTDTSTGTMNVKYTGANVAGVVGTGAYFEMTGSPITNKLNINVENVPNTTEGMIGIYTKNGNFTNEGNVKITNTNTLGFGIISSGTDVTNKGDITLEDSLNPTKPNIGMYTAGSDNLKNLGKITVGKNGIGIYAKNFSNGDSATLPNSTIEVGENGIGVYTEAGAGENIKLESGSIKAGKDGVGVYAVGNGGTIRATNTFNMTLGDGSSDADKGVFGFVNVGSNNKIYSDISNVSLQNNSIYIYSKDTSGTSTNPQIINNTNITATGKNNYGIYSAGYVVNNGNMNLSAGTGNVGVYSVNGGTIENRNGAITVGGSVPVNDEYGIGMAAGYTWTKKDLLKPVSQRPQETTGNIINRGTINVNGQYSLGMYASGNGSTAKNYGTISLNANNTTGMYLTDKAVGHNYGTITNAAGVKDVTGVVVKNGAKFINEATGVVSLNATNALGILRTKDEGETLGIIENYGTFNITGDGSEVEKVSESKDLNKSLGKGKDKISIDVPAGATTGTIKLNDIIQSPEIVETKKLELEETQVSTIGMYINTSGVKFTKPITGLSELSQLRKADLIIGAEAAQSTTAKYIQVGNSILKPYNDTILNNPQINKWTIYSGSLTWMANIGQNQVNGTIENAYLAKIPYPVFAKDKNTYNFTDGLEQRYGKEGIGSRENTLFQKLNSIGNNEEVLLFQAFDEMMGHQYANTQQRIQSTGSILDKEFNYLRNEWSNPSKDANKIKTFGAKGEYKTNTAGVIDYTSNAYGVAYVHEDETVRLGESTGWYVGIVHNTFRFKDIGNSKEEQLQGKVGIFKSVPFDHNNSLNWTVSGEIFAGHNKMHRKFLVVDEVFNAKGRYHTYGAAVKNEISKEFRLSEDFSLRPYASLKLEYGRVSKIREKSGEMRLDVKANDYFSVRPEIGTELAYRHYFGANTVKATVGVAYENELGRVANGKNKAKVAGTDADYFNIRGEKDDRTGNVKTDLNLGWDNQRIGVTANVGYDTKGHNVRAGVGLRVIF